GCAGGTACTTGCGGCGGTCGCGGGCGTAGGCGAGCAGCAACGGGAGGAACTGGCGCGCGACGACGAAGAAGCGCCAGTAGGCGCGGAGGGAGACCAGCGTGACCACCCGGGCTTACTCGGCGTCCGTTATCTCGATGGTGGTCTCCTCGGCGGCCCCGCGTTTGGGGAGTGTGAGCCGGAGGACGCCGCGTTCGACGGTCGCCTCGGCCCCCTCGGGGGTGGCGTCCGGCGGCAGGGGGAGTTCGGCGTCGAGGAACATCGACCGGTCCTCCCGGTCGTAGCGGAACTCCGGCGGGACGTCCTTCTCCCGGCGTGCCTCGATGGTGAGGCGGCCGCTCTTCACGGAGACGTCGAGCGTGTCGGCGGTGACGCCCGGCAGGTCGATGACCAGCAGATACGCCTCGTCGGATTCGAGGAAGTCGGCGAACACCGCGTCCGGAAGCTCCCGTAACGCGTCACGCAGCGCTGACATGGGCGACCCTTGGATTCGGGGGGCGAAAAAGGCCGCGGATGCGGTACCGCATGGCCGCCCGGCCGTGAGACGGTCTCACAACAGGACGAGCGCGAAGCCGAGGCAGGCGACCCCGATGGCGAGCGGGACCACGGCGCGGAACGCCAGTCGGCGGACCGCCCCGCGCTCGGTGGTGTCGGAGACGAGGAACGGCGGCTCCAGCAGTCGCGCGAGCAGGTTCCCCAGCGGCCCGCTGTCGAGTCGCTGCGGGGCGCCGACGATGGCGTACAGCCGCGACCCGAACTCGCGGTCAGGGTCGGGTCGGCTGTGCCCGAGGACGTGGACCGTCTCGCCGACGTCGAGCCGTTCCTCGACGTAGCGCCGGTCGTTGCCCGTCTTGAGCCTGAACAACTTGAGGTCGACCGACGTGTTCTCGGAGTCGACCGCCTCGTTGGCGTCGATGAATTGCTGGACCTGCTCGGGCGGCATCGTCCCGCCGTCCACCTCGATACGACTCGATTCCTCGAGCGAGAACCGGGCGCCCTGCGGGTCGACGAGCACCTGCCCGGTGTCGTCCTCGACCCGGAACGGTCGCCACCAGGTCCCCTCGTCGACGGTCGCCCAGTGGCTGTTCTTCCCGCTGGTGCGGTACTCCTCGACCTTCCAGCGACAGGCCAGACACTGCGTGTCGGTGAACGGCGACCGGACGTACTCCTCGTGCGGTTTCGCCGTCCCCTCTATCTCGAAGGGGCCGCTGTTGCGCGCCTCGTAGGCCGATTTCGGGTCGTTGGCGTGGATGCGGTAGGCGTCGCGGGCCGCGAGCCCGCCGTACCCGACGAGGGCGAACCCGGCGAGGGATGCGAGGAGACCGAACGTGGAGAGACCGAGGACCATACCGGCCCTTCAGCAGCGTTCCCGATAACTGTCACGTCTGCCTGCGCCGGCCCGGCCGGTGTCGATGCGCCGACTCACGGCGGCACCAGCCCCGGAACCAGCAGGTACGCCGCGGTCCATGCCGCCGCGAGGGCCAGCAGCAGGCCACCGAGGGTGTAGAACACGGCCGTCTTCGCCAGCCGCATCGCCGCCCACCGCTGGGACGTGTCCGCGACGACGAACCGGTCGTCGCCACCGTCCGTGATGGTGCCCGAGACCGCGCCAGTGCCGCCCTCGCGGTCGAGCCGGCCGAGGACGAGCACCTGCTCGCCCACGTCGAGACGCTTCTCGTGGAACTTGCGGTCGAGCCCGTAGGTCTCGGCGTCCATCTCGTAGCCGGCGAGGTCGACCTCGGACTCGTCGGAGAGGTCCTGCTCTTCGAGGAACGAGGCGATGCGGGCCGGTGGCTCCCGCCCGGAGGGGAGCGGCACCGACTCGCCGTCGAGCCGGCAGTCGGCGTCGGTCGGGTCCACGAGCAGGCGCTGGCCCTGTTCGGTCCGGACGAGGAACGGGGCGGGGACCGTCTCGCGCCTGGCCCGCTGGTACTCGTCGAGTATCGGGATGTAGTCGGTCGTCTTCTCCTGCAGTACGTCCACCTCGTAGGTGAGGCACTCGGTGGCCGTGATGGGCGCCTGCAGCGTCTCCTCGTAGGTCTCGGCCTCGCCCACGACGGCGACGTACTCGCCGGTCGGGTTTCCAGTCAGGAGGTCTGCCGGCTCGCGGGTGAGTGCGTGACGGACCGCCCGGAGCTGGCCGACGCCCTCGGCCGCCGAGGCGAGGCCGAAGACGACCAGCGGGCTCATCAGGAGGACGATGACGACGCTCGCGAGGAGTCCAGCCATGGCCGCATATCAAACCGCCATCACTTAATCCTGCTCCCGCAGGCTTTTGCCACTTCCGGGCAGAGTTCCGTGCATGGACGAGGACAGGAAGGAATCCGGGTTCAAGGAGCGGACGCGGGTCGACGACGCGCGGGAGGCGCTGGCCGACCGGGTGACGCAACTCGACCGGACGGAGACGGTCGCGGTGCCCGAGGCCGACGCGCGGGTGCTGGCCGAGCCGGTGGAGTCCGACCGGAACGTGCCCGACTACTCGCGGGCGGCGATGGACGGCTTCGCGGTCCAGGCGAGCGACACCTTCGGGGCGAGCGACCGCTCCCCGGAGGTGCTGCGCGTGGTCGAGGACGACCCGATGCCGGGCGAGGCGGTCCGGGTCCACACCGGGAGCGCGCTCCCGGACGGGGCCGACGCCGTCGTCATGATCGAGCACACGGACCGGTTCGGCGACGAGGTCGAGGTGTTCGACGCACTGGCCGAGGGTGAGAACGTCGCGCCCGTGGGCGAGGACGTCCGCGAGGGCCAGCACCTCTACGACCCCGGCCACCGGCTCCGGCCGTCGGACCTGGGCCTGCTCCGGTCGGTCGGCATCGAGTCGGTGTCCGTGTTCGAGCCCCCGAGCGTGGGCGTCATCCCGACGGGCGAGGAACTCGTCGAGGCGGACCCCGGCCCGGGCGAGGTCATCGAGACGAACTCGCTGACCGTCTCGCGGCTCGTGGACCGATGGGGCGGCGACGCGACCCGGTACGACGTGGTCACCGACGACCCGGACGACCTCGAGACGGCCATCGCTGCTGCCTGCGAGGAGCACGACGTGGTCGCGACGACCGGCGGCTCCTCGGTCGGCGAGCGCGACCTCGTCCCCGAGGTCGTCGACGAACTGGGCGAGGTGTTCGTCCACGGGGTCGCCCTGAAACCGGGACACCCGGTCGCCCTCGGCATCGTCGAGGACACGCCCGTCGTGATGCTGCCGGGCTACCCCGTCGCCTGCATCGTGAACGCGGTGCAGTTCCTCCGGCACGCCGTGAAGTGGACCGGCGAGCTCCCCGTCGAGGAACCCCCGACGAACCCGGCCATGCTCGACCGGAAGATACCGAGCGAACCCGGCGTGCGGACCTACGCCCGGGTTCGGTTCGACTCGAAGGACGGCCAGCGCGTGGCGGTCCCGGTACGAGCCGGCGGCTCGGGCGTGCTCTCCTCTGTCGCACTGGCCGACGGCTGGGTCGAGATACGCGAGGGCATCGAGGGACTGCCCGAAGGTGACCTCATCGCGGTCCAGAACTGGGAGTGGTCCGCATGAGGAAGG
This window of the Haloarchaeobius amylolyticus genome carries:
- a CDS encoding Hsp20/alpha crystallin family protein, with product MSALRDALRELPDAVFADFLESDEAYLLVIDLPGVTADTLDVSVKSGRLTIEARREKDVPPEFRYDREDRSMFLDAELPLPPDATPEGAEATVERGVLRLTLPKRGAAEETTIEITDAE
- a CDS encoding GIDE domain-containing protein, which encodes MVLGLSTFGLLASLAGFALVGYGGLAARDAYRIHANDPKSAYEARNSGPFEIEGTAKPHEEYVRSPFTDTQCLACRWKVEEYRTSGKNSHWATVDEGTWWRPFRVEDDTGQVLVDPQGARFSLEESSRIEVDGGTMPPEQVQQFIDANEAVDSENTSVDLKLFRLKTGNDRRYVEERLDVGETVHVLGHSRPDPDREFGSRLYAIVGAPQRLDSGPLGNLLARLLEPPFLVSDTTERGAVRRLAFRAVVPLAIGVACLGFALVLL
- a CDS encoding molybdopterin molybdotransferase MoeA, which produces MDEDRKESGFKERTRVDDAREALADRVTQLDRTETVAVPEADARVLAEPVESDRNVPDYSRAAMDGFAVQASDTFGASDRSPEVLRVVEDDPMPGEAVRVHTGSALPDGADAVVMIEHTDRFGDEVEVFDALAEGENVAPVGEDVREGQHLYDPGHRLRPSDLGLLRSVGIESVSVFEPPSVGVIPTGEELVEADPGPGEVIETNSLTVSRLVDRWGGDATRYDVVTDDPDDLETAIAAACEEHDVVATTGGSSVGERDLVPEVVDELGEVFVHGVALKPGHPVALGIVEDTPVVMLPGYPVACIVNAVQFLRHAVKWTGELPVEEPPTNPAMLDRKIPSEPGVRTYARVRFDSKDGQRVAVPVRAGGSGVLSSVALADGWVEIREGIEGLPEGDLIAVQNWEWSA